In Spiroplasma chinense, the DNA window TTTAAAACTGTTTCTAAAAACATTCCTTTATTTTTTATTATCATTTTATTTCACCTCACTATTACTATCGTCATGTTTTTTGTATTTATGTACAAAAAATAAAAAAATGTTTAAATTTATATATTAAAATCAATTGTAAAGGGGAGAAAAACAATGGCTAATTATATTAAATTAACAAAACAAGAAATTTTAGAAAAAGATTTCGAAGTAGAATACAAGGGTTATAAAGTTGAAGATGTTGATGCTTTTTTAGATATGATATCTGAAGACTATAAATTATTTGCAGAAAATGAAGCAAAAAAAGATAGAAAGATCCAAGAACTTGAAATTGCTTATAATCAACTTCAAGAAGAACATACTAACGTTTTAGCGGCTTTAAAACTTACAAAACAACAACAAGAAGAGCTTGCAAAACAAGGACTTTCAAGTAGTGCGTTAGTAAAAAGAATTTCTATGCTAGAAAAAGCAAATAGTGAAAAAGATTAGTATAAAATAATAAGTGAGATTAGTTTTGAATCAATCGCTATATTTGAAAAATAATATAGAGGAAACTCCACGCTTGCACATTCTGCGATGAATGTAGTGTTTGTGCTAAGGGAAAAAATAACCTTAGGCATTGCTTTGCAATGACGACCGAGATTAGCCTAAGTGATTTATCATATGGCAAAGCTCTTAAAGTGCCACAGAGACGATTAGCTAGAAATAGTGAAATGGAACGGGTAAACTCCACAAGCAAGAAACTCAAATTTTGGTAGAGGAGCTAAGAGACAGGGAATTGAACCTGTTTCTTGGATTGTGCTTATGCACGATAGATAGATGATTGATGCGCGCAAGCGATACAGAACGTGGGTTACGACAAACTATCTCACCATCTTTTTTAAGGACTTACTTATATGAAATATTTATTTGATTATTTGAAAAAACACAATTTAAAATTATCAACTTGTGAATCATTTACAGGGGGAATGTTTGCAAACCAATTTACAAACATTCCTGGAGCAAGTAACTTTTTTACGGGTTCTTTTGTTTGTTATTCAAATGATTTTAAAATAGAACAAGTAAATATTGACCAAGAAGTAATTAAAAAATATAGTGAGGTCTCACAAGAAACATTACAGTTAATGTTAAAAAATACTCAAGAAGCACTAAAAACAGATATTTGTTTTGCTTTTACTGGGTGAGCAACTCCAATTGACAAAACTAACAAAAATAGTGGTTTAAGCTATGTTGGTTTTTTGTTAAAGGATAAAATATTTATGTTTGAATTTATAATCAAACATAATTTTTCAAGAAAAAAATATAAAAAAAGAGCAATAAAATTTGTTTTAAAAGAATTTAAAAAAGTTTCATAATTTTGTACATTTTTTTCAAAACCATGACGATAGTTATAGTGGAGGAAAAAATAATGAGAAAAGAAATTATAGAAAACAACGAAGGGTTGGTGTTAGGAATGGCAAACGATATATATGATGATCCAAATTTTAAAGCTGTTTTAAAAGACATCGAAAAAACCTTCGGAAAAGGATCAATTATGAGACTTGGAGATAAAGCAAATCAATACATTGAAGCTTTACCAAGTGGAAGTTTCTTAATTGATAGAGCAATTGGAATTGGAGGTTATCCAAAGGGTAGAATTGTAGAAATATATGGACCAGAATCAAGTGGTAAAACTACACTATCTTTACACGCAATTGCAGAATCGCAAAAACTTGGAGGAAGAGCAGCATTCATTGATGCAGAACATGCTTTAGATCCAAGATATGCTAAAAATTTAGGAGTAGACATTGAAAACTTAATTGTAGCTCAACCAGATTCAGGAGAACAGGCATTAGACATTTTAGAGATGCTTGTAAAATCAAGTACTTTAGATATTG includes these proteins:
- a CDS encoding DivIVA domain-containing protein: MANYIKLTKQEILEKDFEVEYKGYKVEDVDAFLDMISEDYKLFAENEAKKDRKIQELEIAYNQLQEEHTNVLAALKLTKQQQEELAKQGLSSSALVKRISMLEKANSEKD
- a CDS encoding CinA family protein; protein product: MKYLFDYLKKHNLKLSTCESFTGGMFANQFTNIPGASNFFTGSFVCYSNDFKIEQVNIDQEVIKKYSEVSQETLQLMLKNTQEALKTDICFAFTGWATPIDKTNKNSGLSYVGFLLKDKIFMFEFIIKHNFSRKKYKKRAIKFVLKEFKKVS